Within the Bacillus sp. FSL K6-3431 genome, the region GAGCTCCATTTGGTATTCACCTTCGATAGAGTTCAAAGGGCCTAGAGGGATATACTTCATGTCACTATTTGCAGATTCAAAATTATGCATATCTGCAACGATTCCAAATGATCGATTTACAACTCCTTCTTTTGCCCGATTTTCCTCCATTGTATAGAATTCTGGGTGCATTAATTTTTCTTTCAGTAGTTTCTGAACAAAATCTACTCTTTTAATGCCGTAATCTGTTTGACTTTCATGCTTGATTTTATCGTCTTTCGGATCACGGAAGAATTTCTCCCCACTATTACCTGTCCAGATCATATCCCTGTATAAATGATCACGGTCTGAACCACCCCAAATTGTCGGACCAATCGGACTAATAGCTTTTCCATTATCATCCTTAAATTTTCCTGCTTGTATTTTTTTAGCGAGGTCATACATTTTTTCGGATGTATTAATTTCACTTGGGGTTATTGCCAATTCATCTGCAATATCTTTACGGATATATGGTCCTCCTACATACTTTCTAGACTCATAGCCTGGTTCTCTCGTAATAGACATGTGAACTAGGTATGCTGCATCATCAAATTCCGGACGAAACATAATATTATTTTTCGTGTCTAATGGCAAATAGCCTTCTTCAAAATATTTACTATATACTTTCGATTCTTTTAAGTAGGGATTCAAATCCGTAAACATTCCTTCTCTTGCCGCTTTTAATAGTACTTGCATTTCGGGACGTCCACTATTATTTAGGTAATAAGCGATGAAGTCAGGCAAGTCTCCTGCTGCAATTCCTGCTGTAAGTGCCTGCAAAGAACTATCCGAGGAAACAGTTTGTAGTTCTAACGTAATTCCAGTTCTTTTCTTTAGTTCAG harbors:
- a CDS encoding extracellular solute-binding protein, which translates into the protein MKLSNWNAGKLFILSLITVLFISGCNFKKDAGSEVEKDNGDKPATWIADRKITGLVFMSDGDASKEMNPEIAAELKKRTGITLELQTVSSDSSLQALTAGIAAGDLPDFIAYYLNNSGRPEMQVLLKAAREGMFTDLNPYLKESKVYSKYFEEGYLPLDTKNNIMFRPEFDDAAYLVHMSITREPGYESRKYVGGPYIRKDIADELAITPSEINTSEKMYDLAKKIQAGKFKDDNGKAISPIGPTIWGGSDRDHLYRDMIWTGNSGEKFFRDPKDDKIKHESQTDYGIKRVDFVQKLLKEKLMHPEFYTMEENRAKEGVVNRSFGIVADMHNFESANSDMKYIPLGPLNSIEGEYQMELPYKSGYSGWSIPATTKNPEEIVKFADYLASREGKLLSWYGLEGRDYTLDEHGNPLVKQEVLDLLEEDPAAAKELGFRGVRSYWAEHLGYTDLHPEEDFGEAEYGQAVSSETNKAAMDIIKMWKYDEKLANAKVLDGYTPTSFIYEVDGGEDLDIALKNYNESLLRAFYSKNMKEAQDIMDEAAKQLDRAGLDKYIKYLEEKDKNEETKLKY